One genomic segment of Oleidesulfovibrio alaskensis DSM 16109 includes these proteins:
- a CDS encoding cytidylyltransferase domain-containing protein: MANAETGRTIAVVQARMGSARLKGKMLLPLCGRPLVDYVLCHLTALLRGRRPTEQAVLDGVVLATSNRPQDDPLAAHIRRHWPAVHLVRGQEDDVLGRFVTALDSMPAENVIRVTADCPVINAGGLRRMLYELQHTGCDIVNYRPGAEYADKGVEAVSAEALRRAWHHPSATAHDKEHVTALMYRLPAEFAVRYIDGDPLLKKGGVRLTVDTPADMEFFTGLCASMGRTPDSLTVHDIMRHLQRHPQLAAVNACAGAKTTLHESLRAAFVCHGNGRTGYGHISGALRLARVMTQQLGAGVEFIMRPDERSQRLVTEAGFAVSLLPQDAAPEDELRFAARRYALADHSCLVFNCCKADLERYQDGFAALKKEGCRLIFQDNPLPPGWRQGDLLLNALPHPDYQGYSPHEHPACYDGLQYLPLPSGFARAGARRIISPSLRRVLVALGGGDRGTVLEPVLLALHAAGCTAAVQVICGTRQQARTAQHIMKHCGLRGSALWDVRRMDKAMAQADAGISALGVTTYEMAATGLPVLLVTDNDLNSAAAAQFARIAGSLPAGDVRSIRGGHVLESPFCRQFIKSFQEVSKSDVRAAMSVAHKQAVDGKGALRVAGILHDFFSGGKRS; this comes from the coding sequence TTGGCAAACGCTGAGACAGGCCGGACCATAGCCGTGGTTCAGGCCCGCATGGGTTCTGCGCGGCTGAAGGGCAAAATGCTGCTGCCTCTGTGCGGTCGTCCGCTGGTGGATTATGTACTCTGTCACCTCACGGCGCTGCTGCGCGGCAGGCGCCCGACGGAACAGGCCGTGCTGGACGGTGTGGTGCTGGCCACATCGAACCGGCCGCAGGATGATCCGCTGGCCGCGCACATACGCAGACACTGGCCTGCGGTACACCTCGTGCGGGGGCAGGAAGACGATGTTCTGGGCCGGTTTGTGACCGCGCTGGACTCCATGCCTGCTGAAAACGTCATCCGCGTCACGGCGGACTGTCCGGTCATCAATGCCGGCGGGCTGCGCCGCATGCTGTACGAGCTGCAGCATACCGGCTGCGACATCGTCAACTACCGTCCGGGAGCGGAATACGCCGATAAAGGCGTTGAAGCGGTTAGCGCAGAGGCGCTGCGGCGGGCGTGGCATCATCCTTCAGCCACGGCGCACGACAAAGAGCATGTCACCGCGCTGATGTACCGCCTGCCCGCAGAATTTGCCGTACGGTACATAGACGGCGATCCCCTGCTGAAAAAAGGCGGGGTACGGCTTACCGTGGATACCCCCGCAGACATGGAATTTTTCACGGGGCTCTGCGCTTCCATGGGGCGCACGCCGGACAGTCTCACCGTGCACGACATCATGCGGCACCTGCAGCGGCACCCGCAGCTTGCCGCCGTCAATGCCTGTGCCGGAGCCAAGACAACCTTGCACGAATCGCTGCGGGCCGCCTTTGTATGTCACGGTAATGGCCGGACAGGGTACGGGCACATATCCGGTGCCCTGCGGCTTGCCCGTGTGATGACACAGCAGCTCGGTGCCGGAGTGGAATTCATCATGCGTCCCGATGAGCGTTCGCAGCGCCTTGTGACAGAAGCGGGATTTGCCGTTTCCCTGCTGCCGCAGGATGCCGCACCGGAAGATGAACTGCGCTTTGCCGCCCGCCGTTATGCGCTGGCTGACCATTCCTGTCTGGTATTCAATTGCTGCAAGGCAGACCTTGAACGGTATCAGGACGGCTTTGCCGCTCTGAAAAAAGAAGGCTGCCGGCTGATATTTCAGGATAACCCCCTGCCGCCCGGATGGCGGCAGGGGGACCTGCTGCTTAATGCGCTGCCCCATCCTGATTATCAGGGGTACTCACCCCATGAACACCCCGCCTGTTACGACGGGCTGCAATACCTGCCGCTGCCCTCCGGATTCGCCCGTGCGGGAGCACGCAGAATCATATCGCCGTCTCTCAGGCGGGTGCTTGTGGCGCTGGGCGGCGGAGACCGCGGCACAGTGCTTGAACCGGTGCTGCTGGCCCTGCACGCAGCAGGCTGCACGGCGGCCGTACAGGTGATATGCGGCACGCGGCAGCAGGCACGCACCGCACAGCACATCATGAAACACTGCGGGCTGCGCGGCAGTGCCCTGTGGGATGTGCGCCGCATGGACAAAGCCATGGCACAGGCCGATGCAGGCATTTCCGCGCTGGGTGTGACCACGTATGAAATGGCCGCCACCGGCCTGCCGGTACTGCTGGTGACGGACAACGACCTGAACAGTGCCGCTGCGGCACAATTTGCCCGCATCGCAGGCAGCCTGCCGGCCGGAGATGTCCGTTCCATACGCGGCGGGCATGTGCTCGAAAGCCCGTTCTGCAGGCAGTTCATCAAATCTTTTCAAGAAGTTAGCAAAAGTGATGTACGCGCGGCCATGTCAGTTGCGCACAAACAGGCCGTGGACGGTAAAGGTGCGTTGCGTGTGGCCGGCATTTTGCACGATTTTTTCTCCGGAGGAAAAAGATCATGA
- a CDS encoding GNAT family N-acetyltransferase: MHDSPFAVRLLADEPAFGPLALQWIYEQWGAAPGVTLEEARGRTARYAGRTTLPMMLLAFAAGTPAGCVVLRTGDCPARPELTPWLASLYVHPACRGRGAGTALVCAAQRNAARLGYSRLYLVTETAAPFYRRLGWATLEETPDTGEIIMYADLRQEAALGKR, encoded by the coding sequence ATGCATGACAGCCCGTTTGCCGTCCGTCTGCTGGCGGACGAGCCGGCCTTCGGCCCTCTGGCCCTGCAATGGATTTATGAACAATGGGGGGCCGCCCCCGGTGTGACGCTGGAAGAAGCCCGCGGCAGAACAGCCCGGTACGCGGGCAGAACAACGCTGCCCATGATGCTGCTGGCGTTTGCCGCAGGCACACCGGCAGGCTGTGTGGTGCTGCGCACCGGCGACTGCCCCGCGCGGCCGGAACTCACCCCGTGGCTGGCCAGCCTGTATGTGCATCCTGCCTGCAGAGGCAGGGGCGCAGGCACCGCGCTGGTCTGCGCCGCACAACGCAACGCCGCACGGCTGGGCTATTCCCGCCTCTACCTTGTCACGGAGACCGCTGCACCTTTTTACCGGCGGCTGGGCTGGGCAACGCTGGAAGAAACACCCGATACGGGGGAAATCATCATGTATGCAGACCTGCGGCAGGAGGCAGCCCTTGGCAAACGCTGA
- a CDS encoding N-acetylneuraminate synthase family protein gives MQPYFIAEVSSNHNRDLDRCLAFIETAAGCGCDAVKFQLFRLDDLFAPEVFAAMPQVTGRRAWELPEDYLPVLAQSCRRHGVAFSATPFSLQAVHALQPHVDFYKIASYELLWDALLHACAGTGKPVVLSTGMAALQEVAHAADVLRTAGCRDMTLLHCTSGYPAPPEQCNLAAVETLRRQFGCAAGWSDHTVHAGVIHRAVHRWGAQVVEFHLDLDGDGAEYASGHCWLPHQIAPVISQIRQAFSADGNGVKEPAPCEEQERNWRADPQDGLRPLRAVRAGLEAEHA, from the coding sequence ATGCAGCCGTATTTCATTGCAGAAGTTTCCAGTAACCACAACCGCGATCTGGACCGTTGTCTGGCATTTATCGAAACAGCCGCAGGCTGCGGATGCGATGCGGTCAAATTCCAGCTCTTCCGGCTGGACGATCTGTTTGCGCCGGAAGTCTTTGCCGCCATGCCGCAGGTAACCGGACGCAGAGCATGGGAACTGCCTGAAGACTACCTGCCCGTGCTGGCGCAGTCCTGCCGCAGACACGGTGTGGCATTCAGCGCCACCCCTTTTTCGCTTCAGGCGGTGCATGCACTGCAACCTCATGTCGATTTTTATAAAATTGCATCCTACGAACTGCTCTGGGATGCCCTGCTGCACGCCTGTGCCGGCACGGGCAAGCCCGTTGTGCTTTCCACCGGCATGGCAGCTCTGCAGGAAGTGGCCCATGCCGCGGACGTGCTGCGCACCGCCGGCTGCCGTGATATGACGCTGCTGCACTGCACGTCCGGCTATCCCGCCCCGCCGGAACAATGCAATCTTGCGGCGGTGGAGACCCTGCGCAGGCAGTTCGGCTGCGCCGCAGGCTGGTCCGACCATACCGTGCATGCCGGTGTCATTCACCGCGCCGTGCACCGCTGGGGTGCTCAGGTTGTGGAATTTCATCTTGATCTTGACGGCGACGGTGCGGAATACGCCAGCGGCCACTGCTGGCTGCCCCATCAGATAGCACCGGTCATCAGCCAGATACGGCAGGCTTTCAGCGCCGACGGCAACGGTGTGAAAGAGCCTGCGCCATGCGAGGAGCAGGAGCGCAACTGGCGCGCCGACCCGCAGGACGGTCTGCGTCCGCTGCGCGCAGTGCGCGCCGGTCTGGAGGCGGAACATGCATGA
- a CDS encoding GDP-L-fucose synthase family protein translates to MTIDTDASIFVAGHRGLVGSAIVRCLQGHGARNLLLKTHAELDLTDQHAVAGFFARHRPQVVFLAAARVGGILANDTYPADFIHINLAIQNNVLHQAYVHGARRLLFLGSSCIYPRLAPQPLREESLMTGPLEQTNSAYAVAKIAGIEMCRAYNRQYGTSFVPVMPTNLYGPGDSFSLESSHVLPALLRKCHLARMVMQGDMQAVERDEQVFGPLPADVRTHLGLDAAGTAPRIAVWGSGNALREFLHVDDLAAACVHLVFRTQETDLVNIGTGEDLTIRELAELVRSVVGVDAPLVFDAAKPDGTPRKVLDVSRMHSLGWRPSIGLRQGIAQVYRWYLDRLESAA, encoded by the coding sequence ATGACCATTGATACGGATGCTTCGATTTTTGTAGCCGGCCACCGGGGACTTGTGGGCAGCGCCATTGTCCGCTGTCTGCAGGGGCACGGTGCACGCAATCTGCTGCTGAAGACTCATGCCGAGCTGGACCTGACCGACCAGCATGCCGTTGCCGGTTTTTTTGCACGTCACCGGCCTCAGGTGGTGTTTCTGGCGGCGGCCAGAGTGGGCGGCATTCTGGCAAACGATACATATCCTGCTGACTTTATACACATCAATCTGGCAATTCAGAACAATGTGCTGCATCAGGCGTATGTGCACGGGGCGCGCAGGCTGCTTTTTCTGGGCAGTTCGTGCATTTACCCGCGGCTTGCTCCGCAGCCGCTGCGCGAAGAAAGCCTGATGACCGGACCGCTGGAGCAGACCAATTCCGCCTATGCCGTGGCCAAAATAGCGGGCATTGAAATGTGCCGCGCCTATAACCGGCAATATGGTACGTCATTTGTGCCTGTCATGCCGACAAACCTTTACGGGCCGGGCGATTCCTTCAGTCTTGAGTCGTCGCATGTGCTGCCTGCGCTGCTGCGCAAATGCCATCTGGCGCGGATGGTCATGCAGGGCGATATGCAGGCCGTGGAACGGGATGAGCAGGTGTTCGGTCCGCTGCCCGCCGACGTGCGGACGCATCTGGGGCTGGACGCTGCGGGGACTGCGCCGCGCATCGCCGTGTGGGGATCGGGCAATGCGCTTCGTGAGTTTCTGCATGTGGATGATCTGGCGGCGGCGTGCGTGCATCTGGTGTTCCGCACGCAGGAAACGGACCTTGTGAACATAGGTACGGGCGAAGACCTTACCATCCGCGAACTGGCGGAACTTGTCCGCAGTGTGGTGGGTGTGGATGCGCCGCTGGTTTTTGATGCTGCAAAACCCGACGGCACACCGCGCAAGGTGCTTGACGTCTCGCGGATGCATTCGCTGGGCTGGCGGCCTTCCATCGGGCTGCGTCAGGGCATTGCACAGGTGTACCGCTGGTATCTTGACCGGCTGGAAAGCGCGGCATGA
- a CDS encoding glycosyltransferase family 2 protein, with protein MTQEYGGLKLSVIIPTHNRMDIVVKNLLCLARQTLPADSFEVLVCDDASTDGTWEALQSLSTPYALRLFRLPQCGGPGRARNLLIREARAEALVILNDDALLTPAGLAMHAAALEMTRGERIAVLGRFSFPADYQRTPFGCLLEHTDLSFRFPLFTPGNFYGANAFYSCNLGIYAEAVAEAGYFDEGYAGAGAEDMELGDRLAKLGNMVVYLDKCVAVHEHRLTVHDFCRSQIGRGGGGVVRCMNDFSQVFHYDDMDTAALERLRRGLHRAEDAVLRLKDAVHALHRRAAVGEDVAPQDIPWRGVPLRYSAHDQWRMPPRAVEREAQQALADMVPLLKSRELSAGDMGALYQVCSFLKWRYDTVGISRSPWIDEYAARKAERQASRQAGQSLCAAAQNQESPAGRQET; from the coding sequence ATGACACAGGAATACGGCGGGCTGAAGCTGTCAGTAATTATTCCCACGCATAACCGCATGGATATCGTGGTGAAAAATTTGCTGTGCCTTGCACGGCAGACGCTGCCGGCGGACAGCTTTGAGGTGCTGGTCTGTGACGATGCATCGACGGACGGCACATGGGAAGCGCTTCAGTCGCTGTCCACCCCGTATGCGCTGCGTCTGTTCCGCCTGCCGCAATGCGGGGGGCCGGGCAGGGCCAGAAATCTGCTTATCCGCGAGGCGCGCGCAGAAGCGTTGGTTATCCTTAACGATGACGCGCTGCTGACACCTGCCGGACTGGCCATGCACGCGGCGGCGCTTGAAATGACCAGAGGCGAGCGCATAGCGGTGCTGGGTCGTTTTTCCTTTCCTGCCGATTACCAGCGCACGCCTTTCGGCTGTCTGCTGGAACATACAGACCTGTCTTTCCGTTTTCCGCTGTTCACACCTGGTAACTTTTACGGTGCCAACGCGTTTTATTCCTGCAACCTTGGCATTTATGCCGAAGCCGTGGCCGAAGCAGGGTATTTTGATGAAGGATACGCCGGTGCCGGTGCCGAAGACATGGAACTGGGCGACAGGCTGGCGAAGCTGGGCAATATGGTGGTGTATCTGGATAAATGCGTTGCCGTGCACGAGCACAGACTTACCGTGCATGACTTCTGCCGTTCGCAGATAGGCAGAGGCGGCGGCGGAGTGGTGCGCTGCATGAATGATTTCAGTCAGGTGTTTCATTACGATGACATGGACACAGCCGCGCTGGAACGGCTGCGCAGGGGGCTGCACAGGGCCGAGGATGCGGTGCTGCGTCTGAAAGATGCCGTACACGCGCTGCACCGGCGTGCTGCCGTAGGCGAAGATGTGGCGCCGCAGGACATTCCGTGGCGGGGCGTGCCGCTGCGGTACAGCGCGCATGACCAGTGGCGCATGCCGCCGCGCGCCGTGGAGCGCGAGGCGCAGCAGGCACTGGCGGATATGGTGCCGCTGCTGAAAAGCAGAGAACTTTCCGCCGGCGATATGGGCGCGCTGTATCAGGTGTGCTCTTTTCTTAAATGGCGGTACGACACTGTGGGCATTTCCCGTTCGCCGTGGATTGACGAATACGCGGCCCGCAAGGCCGAGCGTCAGGCTTCGAGACAGGCGGGACAGTCCTTGTGCGCAGCGGCGCAGAATCAGGAATCCCCGGCCGGGCGGCAGGAGACATGA
- a CDS encoding NAD-dependent epimerase/dehydratase family protein: MMVKTVLVTGVNGFIGSHVAALLGKSHRVYGTGGAPACSVPLAGYRQMVLPDPQLAAFMRQVRPDVVIHCAGRGSIPYSVNHPAEDFDAGPRLVAHVLDSMRRAAVPARFFFPSSAAVYGNPERLPVSEDAPLCPVSPYGCHKVLSEKLISQYHSLYGIEYVVLRVFSCYGEGLSKQLLWDAAVKACAGRVELSGTGEETRDFIHVHDLARLAELLMLRDVSCVTLNAASGRQVSVKELAGLLMRGLEADVPVLFSGAQRQGDPLRWQADVARMQSLGFEPHISLEEGVRRFARWFRQQGARRNGS, from the coding sequence ATGATGGTTAAAACGGTTCTGGTGACAGGGGTCAACGGCTTTATCGGCAGCCATGTGGCCGCGCTGCTGGGCAAAAGTCACCGTGTATACGGCACGGGCGGCGCGCCTGCCTGTTCCGTGCCGCTGGCCGGATACAGGCAGATGGTTCTGCCCGACCCGCAGCTGGCCGCGTTCATGCGTCAGGTGCGGCCCGATGTGGTCATCCATTGTGCCGGTCGCGGTTCCATACCGTATTCCGTCAACCATCCTGCAGAGGATTTTGACGCGGGACCGCGTCTTGTTGCCCATGTGCTGGACAGCATGCGCCGTGCGGCAGTGCCTGCGCGGTTCTTTTTTCCTTCCAGCGCTGCGGTGTACGGTAATCCGGAGCGCCTGCCCGTATCCGAGGACGCCCCGCTGTGCCCTGTTTCGCCCTACGGTTGTCACAAGGTCCTCAGCGAAAAACTTATCAGCCAGTATCACAGCCTGTACGGCATTGAGTACGTGGTTCTGCGGGTGTTTTCCTGCTACGGCGAGGGGCTTTCAAAACAGCTGTTGTGGGATGCGGCGGTGAAGGCCTGTGCCGGCAGGGTGGAACTGAGCGGCACCGGCGAAGAAACACGCGATTTCATTCATGTGCACGATCTGGCCCGGCTGGCTGAACTGCTGATGCTGCGTGATGTGTCGTGCGTTACGCTCAACGCCGCAAGCGGCAGACAGGTTTCTGTAAAAGAGCTGGCCGGTCTGCTGATGCGCGGGCTCGAGGCCGATGTGCCTGTGCTGTTCAGCGGCGCACAGCGGCAGGGCGACCCGCTGCGCTGGCAGGCCGATGTTGCGCGCATGCAGTCGCTTGGTTTTGAGCCGCATATTTCTCTGGAAGAAGGTGTGCGCCGCTTTGCCCGCTGGTTCAGGCAGCAAGGGGCCCGCCGCAACGGCAGCTGA
- a CDS encoding class I SAM-dependent methyltransferase: MSTLGLVIQWGSDGWQGGPNYLKNLALAVASVPQARRPRMVFFVSPDQVDHLEQYRNIIPLAHDVRVFDPAAQMDDIDVLYPFPGKGQAPAGVTRVHWIPDFQHCHLPHLFSEADLAWRNRHFAALAAGSDMVVLSSRAALDDFCRYFDVRCPTHVLRFATSPEPDWFSGNPRAVQARYGISGPYLMCCNQFWVHKDHKTLFAALALLRRQGVELPLVCTGAAEDSRHPEYMASLRGMLEDNGLSGQVAILGLIPRSDQIQLLRGARAVVQPSQFEGWSTVIEDCRLLGTSVVYSDIPVHLEQAVPAGIPFRAGDAAALADVLGTHWQSWHAAAGTAVEEKALQDSYETRVRFGLEVAGMMEQAQKAAAGSAAVCAGPAPRQDAAVRGAVPVTDEVSGRNSYRVKGTQWYAPPLAGAATFAAALFEAPVYEGTLEVLRRLPQDDYLRYLKGFMSSGMRRFGPHWKYADICTVLYTLAGMLGAGHYLEIGVRQGRSMAMVAARRPQVDIAAFDMWCAGYAGMDNPGPDFVRARMQALGHTGKLEFVDGNSHETLPAYFARNPQAAFDLITVDGDHTPQGAEQDITDVLPHLRVGGAIVFDDVAHPAHPELMQVWQDVVLSRPEMSGFTFSEVGYGVGFAVRMR, from the coding sequence GTGTCCACACTCGGACTTGTCATTCAATGGGGCAGTGACGGCTGGCAGGGCGGTCCCAATTATCTTAAAAACCTCGCGCTTGCCGTGGCTTCCGTGCCGCAGGCCCGGCGCCCCCGCATGGTTTTTTTTGTCAGCCCCGATCAGGTGGACCATCTTGAGCAGTACAGGAACATCATTCCGCTGGCTCATGACGTGCGTGTGTTCGATCCTGCCGCACAGATGGACGATATCGATGTGCTGTATCCTTTTCCCGGCAAGGGACAAGCCCCCGCCGGAGTCACGCGGGTGCACTGGATTCCTGATTTTCAGCACTGCCACCTGCCGCATCTTTTTTCCGAAGCGGATCTTGCGTGGCGTAACAGGCATTTTGCCGCGCTGGCTGCCGGTTCCGACATGGTGGTGCTGAGCAGCCGTGCGGCGCTGGATGATTTTTGCCGTTATTTTGATGTCCGGTGCCCCACCCATGTGCTGCGCTTTGCCACATCGCCCGAACCGGACTGGTTTTCCGGAAACCCGCGGGCGGTGCAGGCCCGTTACGGTATCAGCGGCCCGTATCTGATGTGCTGCAACCAGTTCTGGGTGCACAAGGATCATAAAACCCTGTTTGCCGCTCTTGCCCTGTTGCGGCGGCAGGGGGTGGAACTGCCGCTGGTGTGCACGGGAGCCGCTGAAGATTCCCGTCATCCGGAGTATATGGCTTCGCTGCGCGGTATGCTGGAAGATAACGGACTTTCCGGTCAGGTCGCCATACTGGGGCTTATTCCCCGCAGCGATCAGATACAGCTGCTGCGCGGCGCCAGAGCAGTGGTGCAGCCGTCGCAGTTTGAAGGCTGGAGCACCGTCATTGAAGACTGCCGTCTGCTGGGTACCAGTGTGGTTTATTCCGACATTCCCGTACATCTGGAACAGGCCGTGCCCGCGGGCATTCCCTTCCGTGCGGGAGATGCCGCCGCGCTGGCCGATGTGCTGGGTACTCACTGGCAAAGCTGGCACGCTGCTGCCGGTACCGCGGTGGAAGAAAAAGCGCTGCAGGATTCGTATGAAACCCGCGTGCGTTTCGGTCTGGAGGTGGCCGGTATGATGGAACAGGCGCAGAAAGCCGCCGCAGGGTCTGCCGCCGTGTGCGCAGGTCCGGCACCGCGGCAGGACGCAGCGGTTCGCGGGGCAGTCCCCGTGACGGACGAGGTTTCGGGCAGAAACAGCTACCGGGTGAAAGGCACCCAGTGGTATGCGCCGCCGCTTGCCGGTGCGGCCACGTTTGCGGCGGCCTTGTTCGAGGCCCCGGTTTACGAGGGCACACTGGAGGTGCTGCGCAGGCTGCCGCAGGACGACTATCTGCGCTATCTCAAGGGATTCATGTCCAGCGGTATGCGCCGTTTCGGTCCGCACTGGAAATATGCCGATATCTGCACCGTGCTGTACACGCTTGCCGGCATGCTGGGTGCCGGACATTATCTGGAAATAGGTGTGCGTCAGGGCCGCAGCATGGCCATGGTGGCCGCGCGCCGGCCTCAGGTCGACATAGCCGCATTTGATATGTGGTGCGCCGGTTATGCGGGCATGGACAATCCCGGCCCCGACTTTGTGCGCGCCCGGATGCAGGCGCTGGGACATACGGGAAAGCTGGAGTTTGTGGACGGAAACTCGCACGAGACTCTGCCCGCATATTTTGCCCGCAACCCGCAGGCGGCGTTTGATCTGATAACCGTGGACGGCGACCATACCCCGCAGGGCGCGGAGCAGGATATTACGGATGTGCTGCCGCATCTGCGTGTGGGCGGAGCCATTGTTTTTGACGATGTGGCTCATCCCGCCCATCCCGAACTAATGCAGGTATGGCAGGACGTGGTGCTTTCGCGTCCGGAAATGAGCGGCTTCACCTTTTCCGAAGTGGGATACGGTGTGGGCTTTGCAGTGCGCATGCGCTAG
- a CDS encoding tetratricopeptide repeat protein translates to MNGIQSDSAGAARLVKDVRRSPEPLSWATQLYALKPVQQCLKQGNYSGAVEKLAALGREYPGSSVFACELAALLYNLQYRTQAVAALEAFSRLYPRDHRSRAYLGTIRLQEGDFKAALGLLAGALESGSHDLFTRTNYKYAVRRIAGAKPVQAEKPSYVIATSIPPRDIEESRRALASWTATGAAIHSLNTAEEIELLSPHFDNVHFVHSPRTAKASFGKDYQYLSSILEHLAQQTAQVCAIINSDIILSCEPEDMALLVEQARTTFLFGSRLNVDTAGDDCGRVYERGFDYFLFPRQLAAAIPRTEYCLGMHWWDYAFPWLAKRAGAALAFCYSPVARHVNHPARWNEQMFYDFGMYTAKIMIPEIAALIEQSAAGHIFSDEFFCNMALSTYSSLVGASKPVHCRSECMQNVIAPVDGMRIAVDLLSTNLCTTSVKSEDSHA, encoded by the coding sequence ATGAACGGCATACAGTCTGACTCTGCCGGAGCCGCCCGTCTGGTAAAGGATGTCCGGCGTTCGCCCGAACCGCTTTCGTGGGCAACCCAGCTGTATGCGCTGAAGCCGGTGCAGCAATGTCTTAAACAGGGGAACTATTCGGGAGCTGTTGAAAAACTGGCCGCGTTGGGCAGAGAGTACCCCGGGTCAAGCGTGTTTGCCTGCGAACTGGCGGCACTGCTTTACAACCTGCAGTACCGGACGCAGGCGGTTGCCGCTCTGGAGGCTTTTTCGCGCCTTTATCCCCGCGACCACAGGTCACGGGCGTATCTGGGCACGATCAGGCTTCAGGAGGGGGACTTCAAGGCGGCGCTCGGGTTGCTTGCCGGAGCGCTGGAGTCGGGCAGCCACGATCTGTTCACCCGTACGAACTACAAGTATGCGGTGCGCCGCATAGCAGGAGCAAAGCCCGTACAGGCGGAAAAGCCGTCCTATGTCATAGCCACCAGCATTCCTCCGCGGGATATTGAGGAAAGCCGCAGAGCGCTTGCATCGTGGACAGCGACAGGCGCTGCCATACATTCGCTGAACACGGCGGAAGAGATAGAACTGCTCAGCCCGCATTTTGACAATGTGCATTTTGTGCACAGCCCGCGTACGGCCAAAGCCAGTTTCGGTAAAGACTATCAGTACCTTTCCAGCATACTGGAGCATCTGGCACAACAGACGGCGCAGGTGTGCGCCATAATCAATTCCGACATAATTCTGAGTTGTGAACCCGAAGACATGGCGCTGCTGGTGGAACAGGCCCGAACAACCTTTCTGTTCGGTTCGCGGCTGAATGTGGATACTGCCGGGGATGACTGCGGCAGAGTGTATGAGCGCGGATTTGATTATTTTCTGTTTCCGCGTCAGCTTGCCGCCGCCATTCCCCGTACCGAGTATTGTCTTGGCATGCATTGGTGGGATTATGCTTTTCCATGGCTCGCAAAGAGGGCTGGGGCTGCCCTTGCGTTCTGCTATTCCCCCGTAGCCAGGCATGTCAATCATCCGGCGCGCTGGAATGAACAGATGTTTTATGATTTCGGAATGTATACGGCAAAAATTATGATTCCGGAAATTGCCGCACTTATTGAGCAGAGTGCGGCAGGTCATATTTTTTCCGATGAATTTTTCTGCAATATGGCATTGTCCACATATTCTTCGCTTGTCGGGGCCTCCAAGCCTGTGCATTGCCGATCAGAATGCATGCAGAATGTAATAGCCCCTGTTGACGGAATGCGTATCGCCGTCGACCTGCTTTCGACAAATCTTTGCACAACCAGCGTAAAAAGCGAGGATAGTCATGCATAA